In Methanomicrobium antiquum, one DNA window encodes the following:
- a CDS encoding flippase — protein sequence MSGQKKITQIAMRVGETERQSLISFSSTIILTFVGFLSTAYFAHSLGAGLLGEYWIFLAYFGVFSVISDFGISGAAVKKISEGGDIDEYFTASLLIRLILTSVTVAIIIFLAFLFVDFSETGLFPYLIIALILSGFSSVISAGVYAKGKVGINQISLLADSLFRIAIQVAFVYAGFRTGGLAAGFIAGITVAILINIKYLKITFKGFSKKHIKNLFGFSFWTFLSSAFICVTAYAGTILIGYFMKSSDAGVYTTTLALTSVVIFSASALNTALYPKFCRWYAEQKTDFIENALSGIFTYSFLLALPAVCGGIILGKEILYYLYGADFAIGYSALLFLFAAQFAQIFVIAALMTVNSAGHPGWTFRVYAVQSFLILVLSFYLIPLIGISGAALAVMIANISGAAISLWYAGQFAKIRYQKIQIRNIILSSVLMTVFLLISKEIFLPDTWYKTIILVLAGGILYFIILLKADKNLKNNLKKILLDIGIRI from the coding sequence GTGTCCGGCCAAAAGAAGATAACACAGATTGCAATGAGAGTTGGCGAGACTGAAAGGCAGAGTCTGATTTCTTTTTCTTCAACAATAATACTCACATTTGTCGGATTTTTATCTACAGCCTATTTTGCTCATTCACTGGGTGCAGGCCTTCTTGGAGAATATTGGATATTTCTTGCATATTTTGGAGTTTTCAGTGTCATAAGTGATTTTGGAATTTCAGGTGCGGCAGTAAAAAAGATCAGCGAAGGGGGTGATATTGATGAATATTTTACCGCATCTCTTCTGATACGTCTTATACTGACTTCAGTTACTGTTGCAATAATTATATTTTTAGCATTTTTGTTTGTCGATTTCAGCGAGACAGGACTTTTCCCATATCTGATTATAGCATTGATATTGTCCGGATTTTCATCTGTTATTTCAGCAGGTGTGTATGCAAAGGGAAAAGTTGGGATAAACCAGATTTCATTGCTTGCAGACTCTCTTTTCCGAATAGCAATCCAGGTTGCATTTGTTTATGCAGGCTTTAGAACTGGCGGACTTGCGGCAGGTTTTATCGCAGGCATTACAGTCGCAATTTTGATAAATATAAAGTATCTAAAGATAACTTTTAAGGGATTCAGCAAAAAACACATCAAAAATCTTTTTGGATTTTCTTTCTGGACATTTTTGTCATCGGCTTTTATCTGTGTAACAGCATATGCAGGAACAATTCTTATCGGATACTTCATGAAAAGTTCAGATGCAGGAGTATATACAACCACACTTGCTTTGACATCAGTTGTTATTTTTTCAGCTTCTGCTTTAAATACTGCTCTTTATCCTAAATTCTGCCGATGGTATGCAGAACAAAAAACTGATTTTATTGAAAACGCTCTTTCGGGAATATTTACATATTCATTTTTGCTTGCGCTTCCTGCTGTTTGCGGCGGAATCATACTGGGAAAAGAGATTTTGTATTATTTATACGGTGCTGATTTTGCCATAGGATATTCTGCACTTTTATTTTTATTTGCCGCACAATTTGCACAGATTTTTGTAATAGCGGCACTTATGACAGTAAACTCTGCAGGACATCCCGGATGGACATTTAGAGTCTATGCAGTACAGTCGTTTTTAATTCTGGTTTTAAGTTTTTATCTGATTCCTTTGATTGGAATTTCAGGTGCTGCACTAGCTGTAATGATTGCAAACATTTCAGGTGCCGCAATATCGTTATGGTATGCCGGTCAGTTTGCAAAAATCAGGTACCAAAAAATTCAGATCAGAAATATAATTCTGTCATCTGTTCTTATGACAGTCTTTTTGCTTATATCAAAAGAAATATTTCTGCCTGATACATGGTACAAAACAATAATCCTTGTTTTGGCAGGCGGAATTTTGTATTTTATTATTCTTTTAAAAGCAGATAAAAATCTAAAAAATAACCTGAAAAAAATCCTTTTGGATATTGGAATCAGAATATGA
- a CDS encoding IS1634 family transposase, with protein MQTKLRTYVVEPNDNISFPIGIILLVKTLYEILNFSEIFGKHKKKGISIDDLLIALISYKLTDNFSIKRSHGWINRLEVLQIFNLISFSERTIYRLLETIGANREEIISDIQDRIFDRYDFDLTDINMDWTSIVLHGNKAELGKYGYSRDHRPDKKQITIGLAELANPINIPIGMTVEPGNLNDQKHFKKTYLQVKDRLKEDSLVIFDKGANSIDNTQMIRSDNLQYITGKKLNKSDDKIIAKFEEYSPEIIDDEAGIRGIKIVKPNSINYFYFSKKLQKEQLESRARKVVKQIKEAKTIQECIEKNKKLPKKFRINNLLVDVDYSIQTKLVQISEDEAVKLLEDKLITGREGFFCLKSSKNLTLVEALNTYRKKDSIEKIFHSLKNEIEIKPLRVWTDNSIYGALIIGFIAQLFISLIRFEIPEMKHTSTKFIKKSLSNLTVTIDLWKRKTKKYIHSNFDSINTKILLYDWGIS; from the coding sequence ATGCAAACAAAACTAAGAACCTATGTAGTTGAGCCTAATGACAATATATCCTTTCCTATTGGCATCATCCTGCTTGTCAAAACACTATATGAAATACTTAATTTTTCAGAAATTTTTGGCAAGCATAAGAAAAAAGGAATAAGTATCGATGATTTACTTATCGCGCTTATCAGTTACAAGCTGACTGATAATTTCAGCATCAAGCGCTCACATGGATGGATAAATCGCTTAGAGGTTTTGCAGATATTTAACCTGATTTCTTTCAGTGAAAGAACGATTTATCGTCTTCTTGAAACAATCGGAGCAAACAGAGAAGAAATCATCTCAGATATTCAGGATAGAATCTTTGATAGGTATGATTTTGATCTCACCGACATCAACATGGACTGGACCAGTATAGTTCTTCACGGAAATAAAGCAGAACTTGGTAAATATGGATATAGTCGGGATCACAGACCTGACAAAAAACAGATAACTATTGGATTGGCTGAACTGGCTAATCCAATCAATATTCCGATAGGAATGACTGTTGAACCCGGAAATCTCAACGATCAGAAACATTTCAAAAAGACGTATCTTCAGGTAAAAGATAGATTAAAAGAAGATTCTCTAGTAATATTTGACAAAGGTGCAAACAGCATTGATAATACTCAGATGATTCGCTCCGATAACCTGCAGTATATCACAGGAAAGAAGCTTAACAAAAGTGATGATAAGATAATTGCAAAATTCGAAGAATATAGTCCTGAAATTATTGATGATGAAGCCGGCATTCGCGGCATTAAAATTGTGAAACCAAACAGCATCAATTACTTCTATTTTTCAAAGAAACTTCAGAAAGAACAACTTGAATCCAGGGCGAGAAAAGTTGTGAAACAGATTAAGGAAGCAAAAACGATTCAGGAATGTATTGAAAAAAATAAAAAACTCCCTAAGAAGTTTCGTATAAATAATTTGCTTGTTGATGTTGATTATTCCATCCAGACAAAACTTGTTCAAATTTCAGAGGATGAAGCTGTAAAACTCCTTGAAGATAAATTAATCACTGGCAGAGAAGGATTTTTCTGTCTGAAATCAAGTAAGAATTTGACACTTGTTGAGGCCCTAAATACATATCGAAAAAAAGACTCGATTGAGAAGATATTCCACTCTTTAAAGAATGAAATTGAAATTAAACCATTGAGAGTCTGGACAGATAACAGCATTTATGGTGCGTTAATCATCGGATTTATTGCACAGCTTTTTATTTCACTGATTCGATTTGAAATCCCGGAAATGAAGCATACATCTACAAAATTCATAAAAAAATCATTATCGAATTTGACAGTTACCATTGATTTGTGGAAAAGAAAGACAAAAAAGTACATTCACTCGAATTTTGACTCCATAAATACGAAGATTTTACTCTATGACTGGGGCATTTCATGA
- a CDS encoding endonuclease/exonuclease/phosphatase family protein, translated as MAAKRKKSSKKNAPFFLKIALVIILIIFAVSQKDVISDTAQNVFLNDDKDSSLIKAGAFNIQVFGTTKAENSDVMNIISKIIRQYDIIAIQEIRDSSGTALPQLISLVNSDGSMYSYFVSERLGRTSSKEQYAYIYNTKTIDPISDPFTYPEPENTDPFHREPFIGSFKSSEGLFNATFVVIHTDPDEAKEEIDGLYQVAEYAKNVLPVDETVVIMGDYNADGRYFDENTYTPMKSKGYVWVIDNILDTTTGTTDCTYDRIVITGGNDFYTGDAGVHRFDTEYSLTDDFTKLVSDHYPVYAMFSKGMQDKTFDLFEIPKTAGDAIFGSDNESVLDESKNTANNSPDEDNFSNFNTGINIEVTSIDVISNEVEIKNSGQETVDIEGFVISSSKTKNSYVFPKNSYIQSRDTIKLISGVKTDKEGVFCWESINDVWDNSGDAAILYNTRGDVVDSIIS; from the coding sequence ATGGCCGCAAAAAGAAAAAAATCATCAAAGAAGAATGCACCATTTTTTCTTAAAATTGCACTTGTAATTATACTAATTATCTTTGCTGTTTCGCAAAAAGATGTAATCTCTGATACCGCTCAAAACGTATTTTTAAACGATGATAAAGACAGTTCTCTGATTAAAGCAGGAGCATTCAATATTCAGGTCTTTGGTACAACAAAAGCTGAAAACAGTGATGTCATGAATATCATATCCAAAATAATCAGACAATATGATATAATCGCTATACAGGAGATAAGGGACAGTTCAGGAACAGCTCTTCCACAACTTATCAGTCTTGTAAACTCGGACGGATCAATGTATTCATATTTTGTCAGCGAAAGGCTTGGAAGAACATCAAGCAAAGAACAGTATGCATATATTTACAATACAAAGACTATTGACCCTATATCAGATCCTTTCACATACCCTGAACCTGAAAACACTGATCCATTTCACAGAGAACCATTTATTGGATCATTTAAGTCTTCAGAGGGTTTATTCAACGCTACTTTTGTCGTAATTCATACAGATCCCGATGAGGCAAAAGAAGAAATTGACGGACTCTACCAGGTAGCAGAGTATGCCAAAAATGTTCTGCCTGTTGATGAAACTGTAGTCATTATGGGTGATTACAACGCAGATGGCAGATATTTTGATGAAAATACCTACACTCCAATGAAAAGCAAAGGCTATGTATGGGTTATTGATAACATCCTTGATACAACAACTGGAACAACTGACTGCACATATGATAGAATTGTTATAACAGGTGGAAATGACTTTTACACTGGAGATGCAGGTGTCCACAGGTTTGATACAGAATATTCACTAACAGATGACTTCACAAAACTGGTATCTGATCATTATCCTGTATATGCAATGTTTTCAAAGGGAATGCAGGACAAAACATTCGATTTATTTGAAATTCCCAAAACTGCAGGTGATGCAATCTTTGGGTCTGATAATGAATCTGTTTTAGATGAGAGTAAAAATACTGCAAACAACAGCCCTGATGAAGATAATTTTTCAAATTTTAATACAGGTATAAATATTGAGGTTACTTCAATTGATGTGATATCAAATGAAGTAGAAATTAAAAATTCAGGGCAGGAAACTGTCGATATAGAAGGATTTGTTATCTCAAGCAGTAAGACCAAAAATTCATACGTGTTTCCTAAAAATTCCTACATACAATCACGAGATACAATAAAACTCATTTCCGGCGTTAAAACTGATAAAGAAGGAGTATTTTGCTGGGAAAGCATTAATGACGTCTGGGATAACAGCGGAGATGCGGCAATTCTTTATAATACCCGTGGAGATGTTGTAGACAGCATTATTTCATGA
- a CDS encoding YkgJ family cysteine cluster protein: protein MRKISINTINSISKAISDLDAELSALLDYPKEELARIISDVGFSCTLCGRCCTKEFNDHVFLLSEDLVRAVEKYPSMIIPAPYFEVCDNNGCFYVSGYALKTKNNGDCVFLEDKSKKCRIYDDRFSICKIYPYMLHREADETGNVEWRQISGLDQHGEYGNLIPENLSLEYAEDTINYEKKFLLQEKDFYITLLGYFKENNLKPVRKIYDENMRIFKSGGKITIFAFNGKSFDKHIISKDDYITTNPSDF from the coding sequence GTGAGAAAAATCTCAATTAACACAATTAATTCAATATCAAAGGCAATTTCAGATTTGGATGCAGAATTATCTGCTCTTCTTGACTATCCAAAAGAAGAACTTGCCAGAATAATCTCGGATGTAGGTTTTTCATGCACCCTTTGCGGCAGATGCTGTACAAAAGAATTTAATGACCATGTTTTTTTATTATCAGAAGATCTTGTCCGTGCAGTTGAAAAATATCCCTCTATGATTATTCCTGCACCATATTTTGAGGTCTGCGACAATAACGGCTGTTTTTATGTCTCCGGATATGCACTCAAAACAAAAAATAACGGCGATTGTGTCTTTCTTGAAGATAAAAGTAAAAAGTGCAGAATTTATGATGACAGATTTTCCATATGCAAAATATATCCTTACATGCTTCACCGCGAGGCAGATGAGACTGGAAACGTTGAATGGCGGCAGATTTCAGGTCTTGATCAGCATGGAGAATATGGTAATTTAATACCTGAAAACCTCTCTTTGGAATACGCAGAAGATACAATCAATTATGAAAAAAAGTTTCTTTTACAGGAGAAGGACTTCTACATCACTCTTCTTGGTTATTTTAAAGAGAATAATTTAAAACCGGTTAGAAAAATATACGATGAAAACATGCGTATTTTTAAATCCGGCGGAAAAATCACAATTTTTGCATTCAATGGGAAATCATTTGACAAACATATCATCTCAAAAGATGACTATATCACAACAAACCCTTCAGATTTTTAA
- a CDS encoding transposase: MKFLAEKIMRLIPNGEGIIDSTPLEASRYSKCSKFNPHYKIYMDKAHIFHYENSVLFMEFSNATEHDEKHSYSLLKSVEEIKPNITKFSLDAGYKSFDTHGDAWYILGVHPIITLPENATYHEEATSKKIDELVNKMWKKGGDVHSKMQDKLRFLYENGHKKIVGKYLRNKNMDNPEFNKKLKSRSNCERKHAHIKKTVKFDVKGYQEDNREFNVLLNFVAFQILDLARIQSGMEKSRFSRYY; this comes from the coding sequence ATGAAATTTTTGGCTGAAAAGATAATGAGACTGATTCCTAACGGTGAGGGAATCATTGATTCAACTCCTCTGGAAGCTTCAAGATACAGCAAATGTTCAAAATTTAATCCGCATTATAAAATTTACATGGACAAGGCGCACATATTCCATTACGAAAACAGTGTCTTATTCATGGAATTTTCGAATGCAACAGAACATGACGAAAAGCATAGCTATTCCTTATTAAAATCTGTTGAAGAAATAAAACCTAATATAACTAAATTTTCACTTGATGCGGGCTATAAGAGCTTCGACACTCATGGAGACGCATGGTATATTTTAGGTGTCCACCCAATAATCACTCTTCCTGAGAATGCAACTTACCATGAAGAAGCAACATCCAAAAAAATTGATGAATTAGTCAATAAAATGTGGAAGAAAGGTGGAGATGTCCATTCGAAGATGCAGGACAAACTCAGGTTCCTATATGAAAATGGTCATAAAAAAATCGTAGGAAAATACCTGAGAAACAAAAATATGGATAATCCCGAATTTAATAAGAAATTAAAAAGCAGGAGCAACTGTGAAAGAAAACATGCACATATCAAAAAAACGGTTAAGTTTGATGTGAAAGGATATCAGGAGGATAACAGGGAATTTAATGTCCTTTTAAATTTCGTTGCATTTCAGATACTTGATCTTGCAAGGATACAATCCGGCATGGAAAAATCCAGGTTTTCGCGTTATTATTAG
- a CDS encoding helix-hairpin-helix domain-containing protein encodes MQKLTVFSEDKKRITLSGPVKTGGEGAIYAIENEPGLCAKIYFKDKLTPELKDKISAMLKNPPGDNLTGQRFGLRTSSIAWPVSLLYDSDKKNTKFIGFVMPFVDTSLFKEVHRYYDPEDRLKLMGGSFSWLYLLTAAFNISFVIAAIHEKGHRIGDISASNILVARTSAVSIIDCDSFQIEDKEKKQIYYTKVATGDFLPPELMGRNFRDENIDRYYSDLFALGVIIFKLLMNGYHPFQARGNGISKYPTTEQKIMFGFFPYVRRSPDIFPPKHAPSYSIIPPAVRDLFSRCFVSGHKNKNLRPSALEWAEILREELNQIRQCKVNSNHWYSGHLDFCPWCRIKASGKNNCDIFPPEKNNAKKSPFISKKPFADESRPAKIFTPLAKFSTRHIDFRLLENDSIKSESKDKSLSFKLEIENAGDGILSGKLSSDRKWIIIKNKDFSTAKKADVEISIDKSIIPSDFEGLKFAGNIYFLSNSGNFKIPVTVAAGKAPCAEISPKKIMLKDVNAGDIVQVNAVLSNKGDGILKGSVSSDRDWISVLPDSFSTGSEQIIEIIIDTNKAGNKILVLGKVEISTNGGSFYIPVGITVLKKDSTDNKSQ; translated from the coding sequence ATGCAGAAGCTGACTGTTTTTTCCGAAGACAAAAAAAGAATAACACTTTCAGGGCCGGTTAAGACCGGAGGTGAGGGTGCAATATATGCCATAGAAAATGAACCCGGGCTTTGCGCAAAGATTTATTTTAAGGACAAGTTAACTCCGGAACTTAAGGATAAAATTTCCGCCATGCTAAAAAATCCTCCGGGTGATAATCTGACAGGTCAAAGATTTGGTCTTCGGACAAGCTCCATTGCATGGCCTGTTTCATTATTATATGACTCAGATAAAAAAAATACGAAATTTATCGGATTTGTAATGCCTTTTGTTGATACCTCGCTTTTTAAGGAGGTTCATCGTTACTATGACCCTGAAGACAGACTAAAACTTATGGGTGGTTCATTTTCATGGCTTTATCTTTTAACAGCGGCATTCAACATATCATTTGTTATCGCCGCTATTCACGAAAAAGGGCACAGAATCGGGGATATAAGCGCAAGTAACATTCTGGTTGCAAGGACTTCAGCAGTTTCAATTATTGACTGTGACTCCTTTCAGATTGAGGATAAGGAAAAGAAACAAATCTATTATACAAAAGTCGCAACAGGTGATTTCCTGCCGCCGGAACTAATGGGCAGAAATTTCAGGGACGAAAATATTGACAGATATTATTCCGATCTCTTTGCGCTTGGGGTTATAATATTTAAGCTTTTAATGAATGGTTATCATCCATTTCAGGCAAGGGGAAACGGCATTTCAAAGTATCCAACAACAGAACAGAAGATTATGTTTGGCTTTTTTCCGTATGTCAGAAGATCCCCTGATATCTTTCCTCCAAAACATGCTCCGTCATATTCGATAATCCCTCCGGCTGTAAGAGATTTGTTCAGCCGCTGTTTTGTATCAGGACATAAGAATAAAAATTTAAGGCCGTCTGCTTTAGAGTGGGCAGAGATACTAAGAGAAGAGCTCAACCAGATCCGGCAGTGCAAGGTAAACTCCAACCACTGGTACTCAGGCCATCTTGACTTCTGCCCGTGGTGCAGAATAAAAGCTTCCGGAAAAAATAACTGCGATATTTTTCCTCCGGAAAAAAATAATGCAAAAAAATCTCCTTTTATCAGCAAAAAGCCTTTTGCAGACGAGTCCAGGCCTGCGAAGATTTTTACGCCTCTCGCTAAATTTTCTACCCGGCATATTGATTTCAGATTGCTTGAAAATGATTCCATAAAAAGTGAATCAAAGGATAAAAGCCTCAGTTTCAAGCTTGAAATTGAAAATGCAGGAGACGGTATATTATCAGGAAAATTAAGCTCAGACAGAAAATGGATAATAATAAAAAATAAAGACTTTTCGACTGCAAAAAAAGCAGATGTTGAAATATCAATCGACAAATCAATAATTCCTTCTGATTTTGAGGGATTAAAATTTGCAGGAAATATATATTTTTTGTCAAACAGCGGAAATTTTAAAATTCCAGTCACAGTTGCCGCAGGAAAAGCTCCCTGTGCAGAGATTTCACCAAAAAAAATTATGCTGAAAGATGTAAATGCAGGAGATATCGTGCAGGTAAATGCAGTTTTATCAAATAAGGGTGACGGAATTTTAAAAGGCTCTGTAAGTTCAGACAGAGACTGGATTAGTGTATTACCTGATTCTTTCAGTACTGGTTCAGAGCAGATAATAGAAATTATAATTGACACAAATAAGGCCGGAAATAAAATTCTTGTACTTGGAAAGGTTGAAATATCAACAAACGGAGGCTCATTTTATATTCCTGTCGGGATAACGGTTTTAAAAAAAGATTCAACAGATAATAAAAGTCAGTGA
- a CDS encoding PP2C family serine/threonine-protein phosphatase, whose protein sequence is MSKPEIKKDSKNLRDLDNLKISKNINSKIISESSKYPKNQKIIEKNRIFIFGAKATGSSHIKRNIVCQDAFKYLKFGDDSAVIAVSDGLGSAVHSDTGASIAVNAAAETARRHFSVKYSDNSTSADITKNCQIIKECFESAVSEIKEYSAEREIPINELACTLIVVFIYKNSVNAGQIGDGGVVGRFKNGDVEIIMEPAESEYINEVTPITSENWSLNLRINENISGADSVAVFTDGCQRAILVKEDAKYIPFIPFFKPLFSYSHSTEDESKSCLDVESLLLSEKLNEVSDDDKTLVISAIKKNTTREF, encoded by the coding sequence ATGTCAAAGCCAGAAATTAAAAAAGATTCTAAGAATTTAAGAGATTTGGACAATTTAAAAATTTCAAAAAATATAAATTCTAAAATAATTTCAGAGTCTTCCAAATATCCAAAAAATCAAAAAATAATCGAGAAGAACAGGATATTTATCTTTGGTGCAAAAGCAACCGGGAGTTCTCATATCAAAAGGAATATTGTATGCCAGGATGCTTTTAAATATCTAAAATTTGGAGATGATTCTGCTGTAATTGCAGTATCAGACGGACTTGGAAGCGCAGTACACTCTGACACTGGAGCATCAATTGCAGTAAATGCTGCGGCAGAGACGGCAAGGAGGCACTTCTCTGTAAAATATAGTGACAACAGCACATCTGCGGACATTACAAAAAATTGTCAGATAATAAAAGAATGCTTTGAATCTGCTGTTTCAGAAATAAAAGAATATTCAGCAGAAAGGGAAATCCCAATAAATGAGCTTGCATGCACCTTAATTGTCGTTTTTATCTACAAAAATTCAGTAAATGCAGGACAAATTGGAGACGGCGGGGTTGTCGGGCGGTTTAAAAACGGTGATGTTGAAATTATAATGGAGCCTGCAGAGTCAGAATACATAAATGAGGTTACTCCAATAACTTCTGAAAACTGGTCTTTAAATTTAAGGATAAATGAAAATATATCAGGCGCAGACTCTGTTGCCGTATTCACAGACGGATGCCAGAGGGCAATTTTAGTAAAAGAAGATGCAAAATACATACCATTTATCCCTTTTTTTAAACCGCTCTTTTCTTATTCACATTCTACAGAAGATGAATCAAAATCCTGTCTTGATGTTGAATCACTTCTTTTGTCTGAAAAATTAAATGAAGTGTCTGATGATGACAAAACCCTTGTAATATCTGCAATAAAAAAGAATACTACAAGAGAGTTCTGA
- a CDS encoding vWA domain-containing protein — MTLEDIVEIAYPQQPHCPTILLLDVSGSMVIGDKISQLNEGIRIFKEEIEQDELARKRVDVSVITFGSKVEVAHDFSSVEDFNPPELIADGLTPMGDAIKKTLDILEKRKNEYKKEGIDYYRPWIFLITDGEPTDMSEGDDKWNEIVSEIHKGEDEGRFLFFAVGVDSADMETLKKISPPARTPIKLKENHFKEMFLWLSKSQTKVSASTMGEQVILDDPFGTNGWGEIPSI, encoded by the coding sequence ATGACACTTGAAGATATTGTAGAGATAGCTTATCCTCAACAGCCGCACTGCCCGACAATACTTCTCCTTGATGTATCCGGCTCAATGGTTATCGGAGATAAAATTTCTCAGCTCAATGAAGGGATAAGGATTTTCAAAGAAGAGATTGAGCAGGACGAACTGGCAAGAAAAAGAGTTGATGTATCTGTAATAACCTTTGGAAGCAAAGTTGAGGTTGCACATGATTTTTCATCAGTAGAGGATTTCAACCCGCCTGAACTTATTGCAGACGGCCTGACACCTATGGGGGATGCCATCAAAAAGACTCTTGATATTCTTGAAAAGAGGAAAAACGAATACAAAAAAGAGGGAATTGATTACTACCGCCCCTGGATATTTTTAATAACAGACGGTGAGCCGACCGACATGTCTGAAGGGGATGATAAATGGAATGAAATTGTATCAGAGATTCACAAAGGCGAGGATGAGGGAAGGTTTTTGTTCTTCGCAGTCGGCGTTGACTCAGCCGATATGGAGACCCTTAAAAAAATATCACCGCCTGCAAGAACACCAATAAAATTAAAAGAAAACCATTTCAAAGAGATGTTTTTGTGGCTTTCTAAGAGCCAGACAAAGGTCTCTGCATCAACAATGGGTGAACAGGTAATCCTCGATGATCCTTTTGGAACAAATGGATGGGGAGAAATCCCTTCAATTTAA
- a CDS encoding UDP-glucose dehydrogenase family protein, giving the protein MKITVVGGGYVGLVSGACLADLGHDVTIIDTVSAKVDMINSKKPPIYEKGLLDILKRTVGKNLTASTKYENVSESDVSLICVGTPPKKDGSANLDYIKSAAASIGEELKKKSEKYHVVAVKSTVPPGTTEGIVKTTVLEYSGRNDEDVGFSMNPEFLREGLAVEDFMHPDRIVIGSSDKRAGDVIEQMYEKLNGDVLHTGITAAEMIKYTSNAFLATKISFSNEIGNICKSLSIDVYEVMKGVGMDHRISPYFLNAGAGFGGSCFPKDVSALVSLAEEKDQNPILLKSVLDVNKTQPLKMTEILKSRLCSLKNKKIAVLGLAFKDNTDDIRDSRSIPVIEALILEEADVFAFDPMASDNMKNIYPEINYCKTALEALKDAEGCLVMTEWPEFSKLNDEFNQMKSKIIIEGRHILTIDEKEGICW; this is encoded by the coding sequence ATGAAAATAACCGTAGTCGGTGGAGGATATGTCGGTCTTGTTTCAGGTGCATGCCTTGCAGATTTGGGACATGATGTTACAATTATAGATACAGTCTCTGCCAAAGTTGATATGATTAATTCAAAAAAGCCTCCGATTTATGAAAAGGGGCTTTTGGATATTTTAAAACGAACAGTTGGCAAAAATCTCACTGCATCAACAAAGTATGAAAATGTGTCAGAATCAGACGTATCATTGATTTGTGTCGGAACACCTCCAAAAAAAGACGGGTCTGCAAATCTTGATTATATCAAATCTGCCGCGGCCTCAATTGGAGAAGAGCTGAAAAAGAAAAGTGAAAAATACCACGTTGTAGCTGTTAAAAGCACAGTTCCTCCCGGAACCACTGAAGGTATAGTTAAAACAACAGTTCTTGAATATTCAGGAAGAAATGATGAGGATGTCGGTTTTTCCATGAATCCTGAGTTTTTAAGAGAGGGCCTCGCAGTGGAGGATTTCATGCACCCTGACAGAATTGTCATAGGAAGCAGTGATAAACGGGCAGGAGATGTGATAGAACAGATGTATGAAAAATTAAACGGAGATGTCCTGCACACCGGAATAACTGCCGCTGAGATGATAAAATATACATCTAATGCATTTCTGGCGACAAAGATATCCTTTTCAAACGAGATTGGAAACATCTGCAAAAGTCTTTCTATAGATGTATATGAGGTGATGAAGGGAGTCGGGATGGATCACAGAATTTCACCGTATTTTTTAAATGCCGGTGCAGGATTTGGTGGAAGTTGTTTTCCAAAGGATGTATCCGCGCTTGTATCTTTGGCAGAAGAAAAAGATCAGAATCCAATTTTGCTTAAATCAGTTCTTGATGTGAACAAAACACAGCCTCTAAAGATGACTGAAATTTTAAAAAGTCGTCTTTGTTCATTAAAAAATAAAAAAATTGCAGTCTTAGGGCTTGCATTCAAGGATAATACCGATGATATCCGAGATTCGCGCTCAATTCCTGTAATTGAAGCACTTATTTTGGAAGAAGCAGATGTTTTTGCATTTGATCCTATGGCATCAGACAATATGAAAAATATATATCCTGAAATAAACTACTGCAAAACAGCGTTAGAAGCCCTAAAAGATGCAGAAGGATGCCTTGTTATGACAGAGTGGCCGGAATTTTCAAAACTAAATGATGAGTTTAACCAAATGAAGTCAAAAATAATAATCGAAGGAAGACACATTCTAACAATTGATGAAAAGGAGGGCATATGCTGGTAA